The DNA sequence ATACAAcaaacacaaaagaaaaaataaaattgtcaggAAACGCGTAAACGTTATTATTAGAGAGAAAATGTTGACATAAAATATTGTTGTTTGTGGTGTCTAGCAAAACTGATTTTTTACTTGTTTTGGCTAATGAATGAGAGATATATAGGCATAGACCTTatgcaataaaagaaaaaagtaaaactatTATGTGCTTGTGAACTTTGGAAGCCAACATtaaagaaacaacaaaataaatttacaacTAACTTGCTAAGgcataatgtaaaaaaaataaaaacgtgTAACGTTACTAACTATCCCTGGTTTGCAAAATAAcacgtaaaaaaaattgacctaaggaaaaaagtaaaatcCTAAAAGATAGGAATTTAAACTATATGGTTTTAGTTTTATGGAACAGATTCTaacaaacattttattttataaaaacaaaattcatataattaatatatttttataaattttaaattataaaacaaatatttactaacagtaacaaattatatttttacttagtTCCGTGCCAGTATGGTTTCTATATATTGTATTGGCAATTGCCTCGCATGAAACCAAAGAAATGGTCACTTATCGATCCTCTTGTTCTTCATTTTAATCCACATTTGCAGCAGCTATttacacaaaagaaaaagaaaaaaactaatggAAAAATTGCTGTTGTGgtaactttttaagtaatagAACATGATCTACAATTgttgatttgttaaaaaaaaaaagaaataaacattaaaGTTAATTCATGATAAACTAAGCCCCTCCTCCCCTTTTTCTCTTAAGTATTATTAAGTCACAATGTTTGACAACAAAACTATCAAGAATAGTAGCAAGTGCAAACCACTTATTAATAAAGTTAAAAGATACCTTGGATTTCATAGTTCAGCTTACCATTACTTAAAGCAAAATAAAGACAACAACTACAGCAGAAACTATGGTAGATATACTTGTGGTCTATACCATTCTAGTAACTGATGTTATTTGAAGAGATACCACAAATCAAGACAAAGATGAACACCAAAAGCATCTGGTTGACCCGATTGTCATCTGAAGCAGAACTAGTTTTTGGTGAAGGTGCTGGAGCACCACTTTTTGGTGAAGTTGCTGGAACATCACTTTGTGGTGAAGGTGTTGGAGCACCAGTTTTTGGTGAAGGTGCAGGAGTTGGTGAAGCAACACCCTCAGTAACAGTTATAGCAACCTTCACCCCATCCCAACAATGGCCTCCTCCACTTAAGAAGTAGTAAGTCTTGAACTCTGTTAGTTGAAACACATCTCTTCCTGCACCCCTTGATACGTTTTGAATAAATCCTTTCTCTATGCAGTTCTCATAACTAGTCTTGTTCACCTCTAGTACACTGTACTCGTGCCTTTCATATCCAAAGTCTTGCAAGCATAACAACATCATAAATCATAGTCagtcaaaagagaaaatgtaaatTAATCTATAGTAATTTGAGTGCAGACATACATAAAACTTGGCTATTGTAATTTATTTGTGGATTGTGATTTGTTATTGACTTAAAAAATGTGATGAGGAAACTGAAAACATATATGTCTTGAATTGTTAAATCAAAtggttttttaaacaaaaaaattaaatgtttttagtcTATACATATTCAAGTTTTTAATCAAGATAATTACATTTGGCATATCAATTTGAGTCTAAACAATGAAATCATGCCAAGTCATAAATTATTGATCATGCCATCAGTAGGGAATTGCATAGTAGCCTTAAAAAAACggagaaaaatgttttcttataatttaacaaCTGAAAAAATTCTCATAAAATGTGCATTTTATTGGTAATATGCGTTGGAAAAATGTAGGCATACTACTCAGAAAGTTGAATTAGcgaatttttcattttagaaaaaagattaagagtAAATATTCAagtctaattttttaaacaattaaatcatttaccctctttatatatatatttttctgtgCACACACTAGGGAGAATTgagattaagaattaaaaaaaaattcaaatcaagtAATCAGAAAATGATTgggcaattttatttttttttgaaaaagaatggTATGAAATAGGTTGGACTGATAAGggttaaataaagaaaaatctctTTCAATGGAGGGTATTGAAATTCGAAAATTTGAGTGTTGTATGTTGATTTATGTTCATGTGCGCATAAAATAATAGGTTAAATTCTTGTCACCCCACTCCATTATTAACCATTCCACCCATTCACTAATAgcctaaagaaaacaaaacatttaaaaaatggaGAGAGGAGAAATCTTACAAATCCAATCCATCAAATGGAAGTGCTCACTACTTGACCATTCTGTGAAGTTAACATTGGCTGCCCAAGTTGTCTTGTTGCCTCCAACGTAGTGAAGCTCTGATTTCGCCATGTTTACCAACATCAtagttatcatcatcatcactatttttttaaaacttaaaatctccatttttttaatcaaaaaccCTTTCTATTTCTTGAGAAAATATGAGATTTATATGTATACACTTGCGTTTTTCAAAggatcaataaatatatatatacatagagagagagagagaaaggtccgaATTAACGTATATGGAAAGATTGACCGGATCCGAAACACTGTCACATTTTTAGAATGAaatcaaatcatttttattttttaattaattggcaCTGTATGTTTGGAAAGACCTGATTCAAATTTGAATCCAAGAGATGCTTTTGACCTTATATATTAgtcaatcaatcaaattaagCAGAGTAGTTATATCAGTCTATGTTTTAAGGATATGAATTTAcggtattaaatataatatataagcaccttattttttcaaacaattacaATACAAGTATAATAACATGTAAtaagattatattatattatatgttataataaggttatgttttttttgttttctctcttaaaAGTTACTTTGAAGTTAAAGCTCAAAATAAGAACTTTAAGAATAAACTTGGTTATTtagtaattttgatttcttagttttaaaaaagttaagctAAAAGTTGTggtagaaaaatgaaaaattaaattgatttgcatCCAATTGTCTTGCTTAATGAAagaatttatttgtaaaaataaaaatataatgtaaaattaatttaatcaaataaatttcaaatatgaTTTGCAGATGTTTTATTCTATATAAAGTAAGTATTAGTtactaaagataaaatattaaaaatagaatatattatttttcaatattttataggataaaaagtcatttatttaaacagAATTCAATAACatcaaattacattaaaatgtatttaatgaatatattgttataattgagaattgaaaaattagaccacaaattaaaatgttaagaaaattctgaaatataaattaaatttaaagaaaaatataaatagttcaaaatatcaaaaaattatataatcataCATTTGCGGTATAGCTAACAAGGAAACAAGGTAATTGAATGATGGAACTCCTCAACTTGATATTTCCTCGTCCATGAGAAGCCACTAGCCCAAAGCTAAGGAGGcgtttacaatttttattttttattttttaaacttttaaattaaaaaactgtCACCTTGTTTGTTGTACAAATCTTTGAAAACAGTATAAAAACAAAGTGACAGATCTGtagttaaaaagtaaaaacagaaaatgttttattttttcaggcTTAATGTAATTGCCACTTCGTGGCATAGTTGACAGGATATATGATCCAATCAGACCCAATAAATGTTAATGGCTTTTAAACTCGAATCCTTTACTTAAACCTCAAATAATTTAAACTCATCATGTGACCccttatataattatttgatgttaccttttatCTTCTTCACAGACAATCATTCCAAAAATACTCTCCCAAAATCAAAGGAGACAACTTGTCCCATTTAGTTGTGAACCAAAAACATTTTGCTTTTTAAACCATACCAATTTGGTGAGACAAGAATTGTTAGATATAAATTAAATGAGCACGCCAAGTTACAAAGTAAGAAGACTCTCACTCTTACTGTTCAAATTTGGCAAAAGATTTAAGTACAACCCCCCTTTTCACCcccaccaaaaataaaaacaataacctCTTTTTCTTATGATGTAATGTCACAACTTCTAGTCTATCATCTTATGTACAACATTTGGAACCAGGAAAATGTGTCTCCCAAAATCTGCAAGATCCACCAAAGAAAGGATGCAGTGGTGTATACCATATAGAATGATCCATCAAAGAAACCTGAAAAGACTTGGCAATCAGCAATCCTCTTGATGAGGCATAATCAATTCAACCAAATATAGAGAACAAACAAACAATCTTTCTTCTTTCCATTCAAACCAAAAAGTAGGCCGCTACTCCACAACTCGTATTGTTATGTTGTTAGAGTTCTCATCAAAATTGGGGATGCCATCAAAACTCTGCCATATGTATTTACCATTTGGCCATATCACTCAACTTAATTGAAGTACTCTTTTACCACATTCTTCTCTTTGGCACGGAAATCCTCTAAACTACGATACTCTTCTCGAAGCAACCTGTCCAGTTCAGGGTGTTTATTCAATGGTTCTTTTTGGCCCCGGACCTTGCGATAGTGGTGAAATGCCCTGTCAAtgccataaatataaatatgtaagAACAAAGCAGAGAA is a window from the Glycine max cultivar Williams 82 chromosome 2, Glycine_max_v4.0, whole genome shotgun sequence genome containing:
- the LOC100812663 gene encoding lamin-like protein — translated: MEILSFKKIVMMMITMMLVNMAKSELHYVGGNKTTWAANVNFTEWSSSEHFHLMDWIYFGYERHEYSVLEVNKTSYENCIEKGFIQNVSRGAGRDVFQLTEFKTYYFLSGGGHCWDGVKVAITVTEGVASPTPAPSPKTGAPTPSPQSDVPATSPKSGAPAPSPKTSSASDDNRVNQMLLVFIFVLICGISSNNISY